From the Anopheles merus strain MAF chromosome 2L, AmerM5.1, whole genome shotgun sequence genome, the window TAAAGTCACGGAAGTACGAGACGCGCACCCACACGGACGGCGCACCGGACGTACAGCCGTTGGCAGACACGAACGAAGCAATGCCCACCTGCAGACTGCGCCCAGCGTCCTGCACCGCTAGCGGACCGCCCGAGTCACCGTGGCAAGCCGACCGTCCACCGTACGGATCGAGACAGACGTTCTGTGCCTGGACCAGCCCGGTGCTCCAGTACGCGTTGCACTGCGCATTCGTCATGACCGGGTTGCGCACAAACATCAGCACGTTCGAGGCGGCCGGCACCGTGTCGGCGGTGCGCCCGAACCCGGATGCCGTACCTTCGAAGCCGCCGAACTGGCGCGCATCGGAGCGGGCGGGCAGATCGATCGCCTTCACGTACGTGTTGAAGATGGCGGCCGTATCGAGGCGCACGGTCGCAATGTCGTTGCGGATGCTGGTCGAGTTGTACTGCGGATGGACGCGGATGCCCGCGTTGCCGAACGACATGCGCTGCTGGGTCGACTGGAAGACGGAGCGGTCGGTGGCGCCGAGGAACACGATACCGCCCGTAACGGCCCGATCGAAGTCGTCGGTCACGCAGTGAGCCGCGGTCAGCACGTAGGTCGTGGTGAGGATGGTCCCACCGCACAGGCTGTAGTACCCGTCGCCGGCCTCACTGTACACGACGGCCTGGTACGGGAACTGGCCGGTCGTCGCGAGCTGACCGTTGGTGATGCGACGGGTCGGCTGCTCCACCGTGCGCAGATACTGCAGCTCGGCCGGCAGACGGCGCCAGTAGCGATCGTACTCTTCGATCGATTTGACGCGCGCCGGATCGATGTCCAGCAGCGAGCGGGCACTGGCGAGGGTGGCCAACAGGCCCACGAGGGCAAACGCCGCAGCAAGCTTCATTCTTTGTGACGGGTGTTGGAGATGTGTGACTAAAGCCGAACTCAACTGATGTCCTGTTGCGGTGGTTCGGGCGGCCTTTATATACATTGTACCCCATGGGCCGATCAGACAATTGCACGGACCGCGGTAATCTTCCCAGGATCAGTTCGGACGATAAGCGCAATCCGGTTACAGCACGATGGGGGCTATAAATCGCACCACCAAGTCGAAAACAATCGTTGAACGCGCGCTTTTCGGCAGAAATTGGTTGGTCTACGGTGCCGAGCTAGCTGCAGCAGTCAGCTGATTGGGCGGTTAGCTGGGACGCCTTTACCCAAAGGGCTCTACACGTAATTCTGCGCGATCTAGTGTTGTCTAGACTTTTACTGTAGCATAGCAACCCGATGTTTTtgactgttgctgtttgttgttattttgctGCGGAAATAGCTTCAAGCTTCTTATCGTGGTTGGGCGCAAGCTTTCCTAACCCGAATTAGATTTCGATAATCTTTCGCTAGACTAAAGTAACAGCATTATTGGGGTACTGGTTTAATTGGTcaaggaaaataaatcataTCAAACCGTACGCTCAACATCATGCACTAAGAGCGATGCCCGATAAGGGAAGACATGCGTATTTTTTCCTTTAGGCGTCTtccatcaattacgtaacgcttgtaggggtgggagggggtgtcGAGAGACTTAAACATTTATAACGCaaaatatatgtttttgttttattagaaGAACAAATGAGTAATACGTAAACGTTGATTCTTCTGCTTTATTAAACAACATTCGCGGTTATGCTAGCCTAAAACAGATTTCGCTACTTTTTATGTACCACTCCACCGAAAAGTCCGTCATGGCATGGCTAGGGGAACGGTTCATACCCACGTTACGTTCCAACATCGGTTCATACCAATGACGGTTTCTTAAAAACGCTAGAGTTAGTTAAAAAGAAGTAGTAAGCTACAAATCCTCCAGCGTGACAAATGGATCAATATGATCGATTAGGAGCTAGTGTTGGgtcatacgattcatttcacgacccGACCCGGAGTCGGGTGCAAGCCAGtctgaatcgattccgacccgtgggtgcaGCGGGTGCGCTAggtcggagtcggaatcaaatCCAACCCGCGGGTGCAAtaagttcgggtcgacccgaaagatcagtaggtgcgagaaagcataagcgactccgacccgttggtgcggcgagttcgggtcgggtcgggccacggtaggttcagtttgacccgagggtgcagcgagttcgggtcgacccgatagatcagtaggtgcgagaaagcataagcgactccgacccgttggtgcggcgagttcgggtcgggtagGGTCAAGATAGGTTCAatccgacccgacccgacccgaagtCGCCTCACCAACGGGTCGgggtcgcttatgctttctcgcagcTACCGGAGTCGTTGCACCCACTgaacctacttgtacctttcgggtcgacacgaacgactccgggtcgcttacggatggctccgacccgataggttcgggtcgacccgcccATCACTATTAGGAGCACCGATATAACTTCCTCCTGATTTGGATGATCTCCTGTTACGATGTCTGGTATTTTGGTCCGCGCTAGtagcgtttcgattggtcgcagcatccctcAAAGGTAGcgaaaggagagagagatactCACTCTCTTCGACATCTTTCCTCATATGATGAAATACGCTTCTGATGGTGATGCAAGAAACATTACACACGGCGCTAAGGATCCGATCATAAGAAAACTTTTTGAATTTATCTGCTGTACGGGAGAACTTTTCCTTATGTAAAAtattatataatttttttttcatttaaacaattgtGAATGTACCAcaataaagataaaaataacagGACAGGGAATTTAGGAGCTATACAATGCATATGAACATGCATACACTTTTCAACCGCTGAAGAATATAAGCAGTACAGCATgagatatttttttctcttgtggAACCGTTAGTCGGCACGAATTGTCAGCGCAAGATACCTAAATCGCCAAAGAACCATCAAAGAGTCACCACTCAAGGTGATTCTTTTCCAAAGCGCATATCTTCATCATCGGTATGTACAAATCAGATAAAGAATATGTGCTATTTTTACTAGTGCCTAGTGGTTATCAGACGCTGAGTTGTGCAGTTTGTAGAGGAACTGGGGCCAAGAACACTTTGCTGATAGTCGACATACATCACCCCCCGTTGCTGCTAAGTTTATCAATTTGACTCTTTAGGAGGTACTCTACCAGTTGATCTACCGTGAGGATGCTTTCCTTACAAACAAGGCAATGGTACTACTTTCTATGGATGTATATCCTTTCATCATAGATAATAGCTTCATTTAATGTAGTGAAAGCATCATATTATTGCAGGGGAATATTAAAATTTCGTAAACACTTTATTTTAATGCGCCACAATAATACACCACAATAAAAGGATAGAATCCTAGATCAGTGGTGTCAAACACATAGGGCTAGTGTCTAGGGCAGCAGCATCAAGAGAATCTCTTCTCAACACCACGTTCTTTCGCGACTTCCGCTGTCTCTCCTCCGACTGCTATTCTATTTCTATTCCTAGCAGTCAAACTCATGCATCTTTGAATCATTACCGGTGAATCATTACCGGATGGTACATACCAAGACTACTGCTGAATGATAACGATCAAGACAATCTCCCAACGTGGTCGTCAACCTCAATGGCATATTGACTGcatacccaaaaaaaaaaaacttccatgGAATACCCGAACGAGCAAAGTTTAATACAAAGTCGCACATGACTCAACGTCATTAGAGAGCATTTAAATGTCGCTTCAACAAACGGCAAAACCTTGAAGCTTTGAAGAATTCACCAATTTCAGCCCAATTAACCCTTGGATGACGTACCCGATACACCTTTCCAACCGGCATGTTGATAGCATGCGCGGTAGCCCGGGCCTGCTTGATTGACAACTTCCGAGATCGACCCCGAGACGGCGAAGAAACCAATCTTATCACCATCATCGATCGACCAGCACATTTTCCCATATCTTCTTCGcgcaaaacaaccaaacaatacaaaaaatgcCTGAAAGATACCGCAAACACTCTCGATAAAACTGTCCCGCTCGGTTGCTCCCCTTTTCAGATCGTTCGTGAAACTGTACGGGTTGCGTAAAAAGTGAAGTGGCATATTGGTTCGGTATTGGTCTTCAGGATGTCCTCGGGCAGCACTGTGCggtgtctgctgctgctgctgctgtatgtAGTGCTGTGTGCCACCGATGGCGAAGCGTCGCCCACGTACCACCGCTCAAAACCTCCAAAAATGGGCATGTTTTGGACGGTGATTCAAAACGTCTCCGGACCGCCCGTTCCACCGTCGGCATCCATTCTCTCGGCCGCATCCACGGCCCTGTACCGTCCGAAGCTTATCATCGATCGGGCCTCCTTGAGTAAGGTGGCCGGTGGTACGGTGGCAAAAAATGATCAGTTCCCCCATCTGGTGTCCATCATACTCATCTTTGCCGATGGGTCCGATACGCTGTGCGGTGGTTCCATACTGGCCGATCGGTTCATCCTGACCGCAGCACACTGCCTGTACGGGATGCAGGAGGCAACCATCGTTCCGGGCCAATCGGTGATACAGATACCATTCCCACCGGACATCGTCACGGTGGCGATCAAACCTGCCGACACCATTCTACATCCGGGCTACGATCCGGTCGATATACTGAACGATATCGCACTGATTCGCCTCCCACAGCCGCTCACCTTTTCGGCGCGCGTGCAACCGATCCGGCTGCCCTCCTGGACCAACTCGCACGTGGATCTTACCGGGTACGATTCGATCGTTTCTGGCTGGGGCGCTCAATCGAACGATGATTACGCGGAGCTGGTGGACGAGATGCGACTCGATCTGCGCTTCGCCACCAATACGATTGTGCCGAATGCCGTGTGCCACCGGGTGTACGGTTCGATCATACGCGATCAGCAGATCTGTGTGGCGGGCGAGGGAGGGCGCAACCCTTGCCAGGGCGATTCCGGCGGGCCGCTGACGGTGAAGTTTGATGGCCAGCGGCTGACGCAGGTCGGCATAGTTTCGTACGGTTCGGTGCTGGGGTGTGAGAACGGAGTGCCCGGTGTGTACACGCGCGTGTCGTCGTACGTTGAGTGGATCGTTTACCACACGGGAATCGTTACGTAGAGCGGTAGAATGCAATTTGGGAATTTTCTGCCAGCTAGCGCAGTGGTTTTGTCATTCACGCGCAAATGTGTTCTACACTTATGAAAGTAATAATTGTATTGTGGAGATGTGTAAAAACaagaataaaattaaataaaaaagagcaacgCATCGTAAGAACTCATCGAAACATAATTATTTGACCAATAAATCTCCCATTTAATAACAACACTACACATCTAATTAACATTATTTTGTCCTATAAGTAgtgattattaaaaaaaagttcaccAAATCATTTTTCGCATTaattcaaactcatttcatcctTCTGCAAATGAATATTTTGAATTCCAGTCCTCAAACGTCTTATGAAACGTCTTATAACGCATCCCACGATTGGTAACGCTCCCGCCTATAACGCCGTCATGGCAGCAGCTGTCAAATCGATTTGaacgaaatcaaaataaacaactGATCGCCAGAGACCAAATACGGCCGTTGCTGCAAAGAGAATACATTTACAGTTTAAATAATGGATAAAGGTTAGTAAAAACTGTGCAATATCAAAATTATATTCCATATTTACTCGtttttgcacatttcgcaGACACATCGCGACGCGTTACTATTAGCAAAACGCTGGAAGAAGTGCGCGTCCTTAGTAAGTAATGCGGTGCCGACGTAAACATCCCCGGGAGAACACTTTTACTTAACATTTCCGCCTTTAAATCCCTCCCCGCCCAACCATCCCGCAGATGCGCAGAACGATAAattgttgaaagatttcgGTATCGATGTGTTCAGCTTTGCCGATCCGGCACAGGAGCTGCTGGATCAGTTCGCCCAAATCCGGCTCCTCACCGGGCTGTGCCTGGAGCGCCCCCAAATGTCGCTGCTCGAAGAGTTCCTGTACACGCGAGAAGCGCAACGGCTGGAAGCGAAAACGCAAGCCATTACGCTAGGCTCGGACGTGGTTTCGCTGCGGCTCCGGTGTGCCGACGAGACGAGGGAAGTGAGCCGGCTGGAATGCTTCCTCGAGGAAGCCCACGAGCTTGCCACCACGACGGATGAGTTCGAGAAGAAAAAGGCAAACCAGGAGAAAAACTGCGAGGTGGTAAAGGGCAAACTGGTAAGTGGAGAACGGTGGGGACGTTGAGAAGATACACAACAAAGTGCCCTTTTAATGCTCTCTTTCTTCCAACAGAAAAGCCTTCCGAATGTTCCGGAGGATGTCAATTTAGACGAACTGATCGCTAACGTTCAGCTGCTGGAAGAGGAGGACAGCCGTCGGGGTGGTGATAAATGAGCATCGTCAGCATTGGATGCatcataaaaacaaaagtacACAGTCaagcaaggaaaaaaaacataagacATCAGTCACGGGGAACCACCTCACagggtaaacaaaacaaattccatCCTAACGGGAACAATATTTGAGACCGGGGgggatttttgtttgtcgCATTTACCTTTCACCAGTGTTGTTTGGCTTAAAATCACA encodes:
- the LOC121593447 gene encoding brachyurin-like — its product is MKLAAAFALVGLLATLASARSLLDIDPARVKSIEEYDRYWRRLPAELQYLRTVEQPTRRITNGQLATTGQFPYQAVVYSEAGDGYYSLCGGTILTTTYVLTAAHCVTDDFDRAVTGGIVFLGATDRSVFQSTQQRMSFGNAGIRVHPQYNSTSIRNDIATVRLDTAAIFNTYVKAIDLPARSDARQFGGFEGTASGFGRTADTVPAASNVLMFVRNPVMTNAQCNAYWSTGLVQAQNVCLDPYGGRSACHGDSGGPLAVQDAGRSLQVGIASFVSANGCTSGAPSVWVRVSYFRDFISQNSNYVFRA
- the LOC121592160 gene encoding brachyurin-like; amino-acid sequence: MSSGSTVRCLLLLLLYVVLCATDGEASPTYHRSKPPKMGMFWTVIQNVSGPPVPPSASILSAASTALYRPKLIIDRASLSKVAGGTVAKNDQFPHLVSIILIFADGSDTLCGGSILADRFILTAAHCLYGMQEATIVPGQSVIQIPFPPDIVTVAIKPADTILHPGYDPVDILNDIALIRLPQPLTFSARVQPIRLPSWTNSHVDLTGYDSIVSGWGAQSNDDYAELVDEMRLDLRFATNTIVPNAVCHRVYGSIIRDQQICVAGEGGRNPCQGDSGGPLTVKFDGQRLTQVGIVSYGSVLGCENGVPGVYTRVSSYVEWIVYHTGIVT
- the LOC121593566 gene encoding uncharacterized protein LOC121593566, translated to MDKDTSRRVTISKTLEEVRVLNAQNDKLLKDFGIDVFSFADPAQELLDQFAQIRLLTGLCLERPQMSLLEEFLYTREAQRLEAKTQAITLGSDVVSLRLRCADETREVSRLECFLEEAHELATTTDEFEKKKANQEKNCEVVKGKLKSLPNVPEDVNLDELIANVQLLEEEDSRRGGDK